In Curtobacterium sp. TC1, the following proteins share a genomic window:
- a CDS encoding antitoxin, whose amino-acid sequence MTERRAPHRAEEQAMAGFDDITKKAQDFLKDNKVQDALKSEKAEDISDKVLGGVADAVKKATGGKYDDKIDGARDAADEKIGNE is encoded by the coding sequence ATGACGGAGCGACGGGCTCCGCACCGAGCTGAGGAGCAGGCCATGGCGGGGTTCGACGACATCACGAAGAAGGCCCAGGACTTCCTGAAGGACAACAAGGTCCAGGACGCCCTGAAGAGCGAGAAGGCCGAGGACATCAGCGACAAGGTCCTCGGTGGCGTCGCCGACGCGGTCAAGAAGGCCACCGGCGGCAAGTACGACGACAAGATCGACGGCGCCCGCGACGCTGCGGACGAGAAGATCGGCAACGAGTAG
- a CDS encoding chloride channel protein, which translates to MPRSGHATPVWALKLAVVTALVGVSGGIAGIAVWLALQLIQFVAFGYGFGGHLEAADAPSALNRFLALVAAGVLTGFAWWALRRWGRPIVSVTAAVNGKRMPALATLANAGVQILAVGLGASIGKEVAPREVGAWLSQLVTRRAGLTPRETKILVACGAAAGLAAVYDVPLGGALFAVEVLLGEISFATALPAFATSAVAAFVARLVIPDEVLYHVPAMHMSPSLLVWAIIVGPVLGLAGVGFVKLTNRLQGIAPKGWHLLVVLPVVFAMVGLIAVPFPEILGNGRALGLVAMNASLDDGTVAGLAPIVLLLLLGIVRTITTSATIGAGAVGGALTPSIAIGSAIGGGLGGAWLLLWPADGPGLAAFAFVGAAAFLATTMRAPFTALVLVVEFTQEGTDILIPSLLAVSGAVAVGYVLARRRSAQMV; encoded by the coding sequence ATGCCGCGCTCCGGACACGCGACCCCCGTCTGGGCGCTCAAGCTCGCAGTCGTCACCGCCCTGGTGGGCGTCTCCGGGGGCATCGCCGGCATCGCCGTGTGGCTCGCCCTGCAGCTCATCCAGTTCGTGGCCTTCGGCTACGGTTTCGGCGGGCACCTCGAGGCGGCGGACGCGCCCTCGGCGCTGAACCGGTTCCTCGCGCTCGTGGCCGCCGGTGTCCTGACGGGCTTCGCCTGGTGGGCGCTCCGGCGCTGGGGGCGCCCGATCGTGTCGGTCACCGCCGCGGTCAACGGCAAGCGGATGCCCGCGCTCGCGACCCTGGCGAACGCCGGCGTGCAGATCCTGGCGGTCGGTCTCGGCGCCTCGATCGGCAAGGAGGTCGCCCCGCGCGAGGTCGGCGCCTGGCTCTCCCAGCTCGTCACCCGCCGTGCGGGGCTCACCCCGCGCGAGACGAAGATCCTGGTCGCCTGCGGAGCGGCGGCGGGTCTCGCCGCGGTGTACGACGTCCCGCTCGGTGGGGCGCTGTTCGCCGTCGAGGTCCTGCTCGGCGAGATCAGCTTCGCCACGGCCCTGCCCGCGTTCGCCACGAGTGCCGTCGCCGCGTTCGTCGCCCGGCTCGTGATCCCGGACGAGGTGCTCTACCACGTGCCGGCCATGCACATGTCGCCGTCGCTGCTCGTCTGGGCGATCATCGTCGGGCCCGTCCTCGGCCTGGCCGGCGTCGGGTTCGTGAAGCTCACCAACCGGCTGCAGGGCATCGCTCCCAAGGGATGGCACCTGCTCGTCGTGCTGCCGGTGGTGTTCGCGATGGTCGGGCTCATCGCCGTGCCGTTCCCCGAGATCCTCGGCAACGGGCGGGCACTGGGCCTCGTCGCGATGAACGCCTCGCTGGACGACGGCACCGTCGCCGGACTGGCTCCCATCGTGCTGCTCCTGCTGCTCGGCATCGTCCGCACCATCACCACCTCGGCCACCATCGGTGCCGGCGCGGTCGGTGGCGCCCTGACGCCCTCGATCGCGATCGGTTCGGCGATCGGCGGCGGCCTCGGCGGCGCGTGGCTCCTGCTCTGGCCGGCCGACGGTCCGGGCCTGGCAGCGTTCGCCTTCGTCGGCGCCGCGGCGTTCCTGGCGACCACGATGCGGGCCCCGTTCACCGCGCTCGTCCTGGTGGTCGAGTTCACGCAGGAGGGCACCGACATCCTCATCCCGTCACTCCTCGCGGTGTCCGGGGCGGTCGCGGTCGGCTACGTCCTGGCACGTCGACGCAGCGCCCAGATGGTGTGA
- a CDS encoding magnesium and cobalt transport protein CorA — translation MSVEMNTVYVDRIAPMASPSLDDTFRMLDEQGASACIVLYQPDAQELGDVAVALGLHELAVEDSAEGHQRPKLERYGSTLFVVLKPALYNDGQEEVAFGEVHAFVGEDFFLVVVKADPRGRSTVPRALQRMSGKPGLVTVGPQAQLWALMDTIVDGYVPVIDGLEEDINQIEDQLFAGEAGVSRRVYELFGEVVDFQRAARPLIHIIENLHRGAEKYHLPIEMQRRFRDVLDHAIRTVERLDTFRQLLQNALTVDSTLAAQKQNDDTKRISGWAAILFAPTLIAAIYGMNFTHMPELTWTWGYPLSIVGMILFAAILWVVFKVKRWF, via the coding sequence GTGAGCGTCGAGATGAACACCGTGTACGTCGACCGGATCGCCCCGATGGCGAGTCCGTCGCTGGACGACACCTTCCGGATGCTCGACGAACAGGGCGCGAGCGCGTGCATCGTGCTGTACCAACCGGATGCGCAGGAGCTCGGCGACGTCGCGGTCGCCCTGGGCCTGCACGAGCTCGCGGTCGAGGATTCGGCCGAGGGACACCAGCGGCCGAAGCTCGAGCGGTACGGTTCGACGCTCTTCGTGGTCCTCAAGCCCGCGCTCTACAACGACGGGCAGGAAGAGGTGGCGTTCGGCGAGGTGCACGCGTTCGTCGGCGAGGACTTCTTCCTCGTCGTGGTGAAGGCCGACCCCCGTGGCAGGTCGACCGTGCCGCGTGCGTTGCAGCGGATGAGCGGCAAGCCCGGCCTGGTGACGGTCGGGCCGCAGGCGCAGCTCTGGGCGCTGATGGACACGATCGTCGACGGCTACGTGCCGGTGATCGACGGGCTGGAAGAGGACATCAACCAGATCGAGGACCAGCTGTTCGCGGGCGAGGCCGGGGTCTCCCGCCGCGTCTACGAGCTGTTCGGCGAGGTCGTCGACTTCCAGCGTGCGGCCCGCCCGCTCATCCACATCATCGAGAACCTGCACCGCGGCGCCGAGAAGTACCACCTGCCGATCGAGATGCAGCGCCGGTTCCGCGACGTCCTCGACCACGCCATCCGCACGGTGGAACGGCTGGACACGTTCAGGCAGCTGCTGCAGAACGCGCTGACCGTCGACTCCACCCTGGCGGCGCAGAAGCAGAACGACGACACGAAGCGGATCTCCGGCTGGGCGGCGATCCTGTTCGCCCCGACCCTCATCGCGGCGATCTACGGCATGAACTTCACCCACATGCCGGAGCTGACGTGGACGTGGGGGTACCCGCTGTCGATCGTCGGGATGATCCTGTTCGCTGCGATCCTGTGGGTGGTGTTCAAGGTCAAGCGCTGGTTCTGA
- a CDS encoding tryptophan-rich sensory protein — translation MKRIWKRIAVAVSAVVAVVGAFVGSGAAGGTPIQDAAGGALSASSTAIAPDGPAFSIWSVVYVGLIAYAIRQLFRTTDDARHATLAVPAILSLLLNAAWILSVQFGFLWASEPIIVALLAVLVWTFTILRRTKPSGIVEAIVTDGTFGLYLGWVCVATAANTAAVLTAAGFRGFDLGQDVWGVLVAAVAGLVGLLLAVWGRGRLAPMLSLAWGLAWVAVARLDGPLVSTPTAVAAVVAAAAVVVVTVAVRARAGWSGARGLARVSA, via the coding sequence ATGAAGAGGATCTGGAAGCGCATCGCAGTCGCCGTGAGTGCCGTCGTCGCGGTGGTCGGGGCGTTCGTCGGGTCCGGCGCGGCCGGTGGGACGCCGATCCAGGACGCCGCCGGTGGGGCACTGTCGGCCTCGTCGACGGCGATCGCGCCGGACGGCCCCGCGTTCTCGATCTGGAGCGTCGTCTACGTCGGCCTCATCGCCTACGCGATCCGCCAGCTCTTCCGCACGACGGACGATGCCCGGCACGCGACACTGGCGGTACCGGCGATCCTGTCGCTGCTGCTCAACGCGGCGTGGATCCTGTCGGTGCAGTTCGGGTTCCTGTGGGCGAGCGAGCCGATCATCGTCGCCCTGCTCGCGGTGCTGGTCTGGACCTTCACGATCCTGCGGCGGACGAAGCCCTCGGGGATCGTCGAGGCGATCGTCACCGACGGCACGTTCGGGCTCTACCTCGGCTGGGTGTGCGTCGCGACGGCGGCGAACACGGCTGCGGTGCTGACGGCAGCGGGCTTCCGGGGCTTCGACCTCGGGCAGGACGTCTGGGGCGTGCTGGTCGCCGCGGTGGCCGGGCTCGTCGGGCTGCTGCTGGCGGTGTGGGGTCGGGGCCGCCTGGCGCCGATGCTCTCGCTGGCCTGGGGTCTGGCGTGGGTCGCGGTCGCGCGGCTCGACGGCCCGCTGGTGTCGACGCCGACCGCCGTCGCCGCGGTGGTCGCAGCCGCCGCGGTCGTGGTGGTGACGGTCGCCGTGCGGGCGCGTGCGGGCTGGTCCGGCGCGCGTGGGCTGGCCCGAGTCTCGGCCTGA
- the ald gene encoding alanine dehydrogenase, whose product MRIGVPAEIKNNEYRVAATPAGVAELALHGHQVLVQAGAGTGSAFPDDEYRTAGAEIVDTADEVWARADLILKVKEPVASEYPLIRPGQVLFTYLHLAADRPLTDALIGSGATAIAYETVQLPDRSLPLLSPMSEVAGRLSAQVGAYHLMRTNGGRGLLLGGVPGTPKGRVVVIGGGVAGEHAATMALGMGADVTVFDISLPRLRALDARFDGRITTLRSSAHAIASELRDADLVIGSVLIPGASAPKLVTDAMVADMRPGSVLVDIAIDQGGCFEGSHPTTHDDPTFAVHDTVYYCVANMPGAVPRTSTISLTNATLPYAVAIADRGWEAALAADPSLALGLNVHAGQVTNEAVAAAHGLVASAR is encoded by the coding sequence ATGCGCATCGGCGTCCCCGCTGAGATCAAGAACAACGAGTACCGCGTGGCGGCCACCCCGGCAGGTGTCGCCGAGCTGGCGCTGCACGGCCACCAGGTCCTGGTGCAGGCGGGGGCCGGCACCGGATCGGCCTTCCCCGACGACGAGTACCGGACCGCCGGCGCCGAGATCGTCGACACCGCGGACGAGGTCTGGGCACGCGCGGACCTGATCCTCAAGGTGAAGGAGCCGGTGGCGTCCGAGTACCCGCTCATCCGGCCGGGTCAGGTGCTCTTCACCTACCTGCACCTGGCGGCCGACCGCCCCCTGACCGATGCGCTCATCGGCTCCGGAGCCACTGCGATCGCCTACGAGACCGTGCAGCTGCCGGACCGTTCCCTGCCGCTGCTGTCGCCGATGTCCGAGGTCGCCGGACGGCTCTCCGCCCAGGTCGGCGCGTACCACCTGATGCGCACGAACGGCGGCCGCGGACTGCTGCTCGGTGGGGTGCCCGGCACGCCGAAGGGTCGCGTCGTCGTGATCGGCGGAGGCGTCGCGGGCGAGCACGCCGCCACGATGGCACTCGGCATGGGGGCCGACGTCACCGTGTTCGACATCAGCCTGCCCCGACTGCGCGCGCTCGACGCCCGGTTCGACGGCCGCATCACCACCCTGCGGTCCTCCGCGCACGCCATCGCCTCGGAGCTCCGGGACGCGGACCTGGTGATCGGCTCCGTGCTCATCCCCGGGGCGTCCGCGCCGAAGCTCGTCACCGACGCCATGGTCGCGGACATGCGGCCGGGCTCGGTGCTCGTCGACATCGCGATCGACCAGGGCGGCTGCTTCGAGGGCTCGCACCCGACCACCCACGACGACCCGACGTTCGCGGTGCACGACACCGTGTACTACTGCGTGGCGAACATGCCCGGTGCCGTGCCGCGCACCTCGACGATCTCGCTGACGAACGCGACGCTGCCGTACGCCGTGGCGATCGCCGACCGCGGGTGGGAGGCCGCGCTGGCCGCCGATCCGTCGCTCGCCCTCGGCCTGAACGTGCACGCCGGCCAGGTCACGAACGAGGCCGTGGCGGCTGCGCACGGGCTCGTGGCGTCCGCGCGGTAG
- a CDS encoding FAD-binding oxidoreductase, with protein sequence MDTVVTALRAALHDPDGAVVRTDPGVLDAARTDKSGWIAPGGPVAVVEARAVEHVQATLRTCSALGVPVVPRGAGTGLAGGANGTEGTVVLSVARMDRIVEVSVEDELAVVEPGVLNGALNAAVVEHGLRFAPDPASAAIASIGGNIATNAGGLRCVKYGVTREAVLGLDVVLADGRLVSTGHRTVKGVTGLDLTALLVGSEGTLGVIVGATVRLVPVPAGEPATLAAVYPTVQQAAAAAAAVVAGPERPSTVELLDALALEGIAAYLGPEVLSETVGSSSAGGVFLLVEFDGAGATEAALGAVPCLQAEGGTVHLAGSAAERERLLTIRRSFHAAMEARGRVLIEDVAVPRSRLAEMFARVEAIGRQYGLAIPTVAHAGDGNLHPNFVFDGDEVPAHVWDAADAVFRAAIELGGTLTGEHGVGVLKRRWIGDELGDDVLDLQRGIRRVFDPAGILNPGKVF encoded by the coding sequence ATGGACACCGTCGTCACCGCGCTCCGCGCCGCCCTGCACGACCCGGACGGCGCCGTCGTCCGGACCGACCCGGGCGTGCTCGACGCCGCGCGGACCGACAAGTCCGGCTGGATCGCACCGGGCGGGCCGGTCGCCGTCGTCGAGGCCCGGGCCGTCGAGCACGTGCAGGCGACGCTCCGGACCTGCTCGGCGCTGGGCGTGCCCGTCGTCCCGCGCGGAGCCGGCACCGGACTGGCCGGCGGCGCGAACGGCACCGAGGGCACGGTGGTGCTCAGCGTCGCGCGGATGGACCGCATCGTCGAGGTGTCGGTGGAGGACGAGCTCGCCGTCGTCGAACCCGGGGTGCTGAACGGAGCGCTGAACGCCGCTGTCGTCGAGCACGGGCTGCGCTTCGCGCCGGACCCGGCGAGTGCGGCGATCGCGAGCATCGGCGGCAACATCGCCACGAACGCCGGCGGTCTGCGGTGCGTGAAGTACGGCGTCACGCGCGAGGCCGTGCTCGGACTCGACGTCGTGCTCGCCGACGGTCGGCTCGTGTCGACCGGCCACCGCACCGTGAAGGGGGTGACCGGTCTCGACCTGACGGCGTTGCTCGTCGGGTCCGAGGGCACGCTCGGTGTCATCGTCGGCGCGACCGTCCGACTCGTGCCGGTCCCGGCGGGGGAGCCGGCGACGCTCGCGGCCGTCTACCCGACGGTGCAGCAGGCCGCGGCAGCGGCGGCGGCCGTCGTGGCGGGACCGGAGCGGCCGTCGACGGTCGAGCTGCTGGACGCGCTCGCCCTCGAGGGGATCGCGGCGTACCTCGGGCCGGAGGTACTGTCCGAGACGGTGGGGAGCAGTTCGGCGGGCGGGGTCTTCCTGCTCGTGGAGTTCGACGGCGCGGGCGCGACCGAGGCGGCGCTGGGAGCCGTGCCGTGCCTCCAGGCCGAGGGTGGGACCGTGCACCTGGCCGGGTCGGCGGCGGAACGCGAGCGCCTGCTCACCATCCGTCGGTCGTTCCACGCCGCGATGGAGGCGCGCGGTCGGGTGCTCATCGAGGACGTCGCGGTGCCGCGCAGCCGGCTCGCCGAGATGTTCGCACGCGTCGAGGCGATCGGTCGGCAGTACGGTCTCGCGATCCCCACCGTGGCGCACGCCGGCGACGGCAACCTGCACCCGAACTTCGTCTTCGACGGCGACGAGGTGCCTGCCCACGTCTGGGACGCCGCCGACGCGGTGTTCCGTGCGGCGATCGAGCTGGGCGGGACCCTGACCGGCGAGCACGGGGTGGGGGTGCTGAAGCGTCGGTGGATCGGTGACGAGCTCGGCGACGACGTGCTCGACCTGCAGCGGGGGATCCGGCGGGTGTTCGACCCGGCGGGCATCCTCAACCCGGGGAAGGTCTTCTGA